A stretch of the Cyprinus carpio isolate SPL01 chromosome B4, ASM1834038v1, whole genome shotgun sequence genome encodes the following:
- the LOC109063074 gene encoding bifunctional apoptosis regulator: protein MTDESITIESDLSELDEDMEELAAPEFTCHCCYDVLVDPTTLNCGHSFCRHCLAEWLHSSRRNECPECRERWQGFPRINILLRDAVEKTFPTKISRRRRALQSDQRFHYFLQIFQQYGQVLKQQIPVSEGLQQAIQDSFCSGVMMALICMGVILLRYHWISTVSNYDILVQKPINRWKPHDVILWVEHLGPWTNQYREMFHRAQINGSLLAHLRDKELSAAPFNVKNPSHRQIILEEIQEIKALKVKLPQNLWEYKVSANLGKSLFLQFGLREFPRLTFLYLYLFDYEDTFLPFIHTCCPAHRTNAMQDIQPENILQEPSQHQWVKFRVKVCLMPYLLLVDFAWQWLSVHYWISWIVIGNAMVVTVMEYVYVWTLWRRRQMSTFPKMILQKMFNMFFVVLLWPLMPQFLCDFEFYCGLFFSSFIYISVRKSFFKLAQQ from the exons ATGACAGATGAATCCATCACAATAGAGTCGGACCTCAGTGAGTTAGATGAGGACATGGAAGAACTGGCAGCACCTGAGTTTACGTGTCACTGTTGCTATGATGTCCTTGTAGATCCTACTACACTTAACTGTGGCCATAGTTTCTGTCGCCATTGTCTGGCAGAATGGTTACATTCCTCTCGGCGGAACGAGTGTCCAGAATGCAGAGAGAGATGGCAGGGCTTTCCCAGAATCAACATCCTCCTTCG GGATGCAGTGGAGAAGACGTTTCCAACTAAGATAAGCAGACGCAGAAGGGCTCTCCAGAGTGACCAGCGTTTCCATTATTTTCTCCAGATATTCCAACAGTATGGGCAGGTACTGAAGCAACAAATTCCTGTTTCGGAAGGCCTACAGCAAGCTATACAAGACAGCTTTTGTTCTGGAGTCATGATGGCATTGATCTGCATGGGG GTTATATTGTTGCGATATCACTGGATCAGCACTGTTTCTAATTACGACATCTTGGTCCAGAAGCCAATCAACAGGTGGAAACCCCATGATGTCATTCTGTGGGTGGAGCATCTGGGTCCTTGGACCAATCAGTACAGAGAAATGTTCCACAGAGCACAAATTAATGGCAG tttGTTGGCTCATCTCAGAGACAAAGAACTGTCTGCTGCTCCATTCAATGTTAAGAATCcatcacacagacagatcatACTGGAGGAAATCCAGGAAATCAAAGCGCTCAAAGTCAAACTACCACAAAACCTGTGGGAGTACAAGGTGT CTGCAAATTTAGGAAAATCACTGTTTCTCCAGTTTGGTCTGAGAGAATTTCCACGTCTCACTTTTCTCTACTTGTACCTGTTTGATTATGAAGACACCTTTCTACCCTTCATACACACCTGCTGTCCTGCACACAGAACTAATGCAATGCAGGACATCCAACCTGAAAACATACTG CAGGAGCCAAGCCAACATCAGTGGGTGAAGTTTCGTGTGAAGGTTTGTCTGATGCCCTATCTGCTACTGGTTGACTTTGCTTGGCAATGGCTGAGCGTTCATTACTGGATATCATGGATTGTCATTGGTAACGCCATGGTAGTGACAGTAATGGAGTACGTTTATGTCTGGACACTGTGGAGAAGAAGACAGATGAG TACTTTCCCTAAGATGATCCTGCAGAAGATGTTCAATATGTTCTTCGTTGTGCTGCTGTGGCCTCTGATGCCTCAGTTCTTATGTGACTTTGAATTCTACTGCGGACTCTTTTTCAGCTCATTTATTTATATCTCTGTTCGGAAATCTTTTTTTAAGCTGGCACAGCAATAA